DNA sequence from the Pseudoduganella plicata genome:
CACGGCGCTGTCGATGCCCCACGTTTCCGAGATCCGGCCGGCCGCGGCCAGCAGCAGATCGGAGCGGCTGCCCGCCGCCGCGCTCCCGGAACCGTCCAGCGTGACGCGCGGTTCGCGGAAGTAGAAGCGCTGGCCCAGCGCCAGGCGCAGGCGCTCGGCGCCCGACTCTTCCAGGAAGCGCGACACGACGGCAGCCGTGACCTGGTTGGCGTCGCTGATGCGGTCCGAGCCGACGAAGCGGTTCTCGCTGAAGATCTGCGAGAAGTTGAACGTGGCATCGGCCGTATCGAAGTTGGGGATATTCGTCTGGTCGCGGTACGGCGTGTAGACGTAGAACAGGCGCGGCTCCAGCGTCTGCGTCAGCGCGCGGCCGAACAGCTTCGTCGAGCGCTCGAATTCCAGGCCCGAATCGAGCGAGAACGTCGGGATCGCGCGCGTCTCGGAGCGGCCCTTGTCCAGCTGGCCCGTGCCGGTGTTCTTCCAGTCGTCCAGCTGGTAGGCGCTGGCATTGAGCATCAGCTTGGGCGTGACGAACCAGCTCGGGCTGATGATCGGGTAGCTCACCTGCGGCACGACCACCATGCGGTTGCCGTTGATCAGCGTGGGGTGATCGAAGCGTGTCACTTCGCTGTCCACCTGCCAGTCGAAGCCGGCGATGTCGTAGCGGGCCGCGTGGAAGTTAATGGCCGGCAGGCGGTTGTACGGGTGCGGCGTCGGCGTCGTCGTGTCCGGATCCTGCAGCACCTGGTACTTCTGCACGCGGGCCGTCAGGCTCCAGTACTCGCCCGCGTAATCGGTACGCAGTTCGCGCAGCAGCTGGCGCTCCGCGCTGCCCGCGACCGTTTTGGAGAAGTCGTTCGGGTAGTTGTCGTCCGATGCGGCGCGCACGTTCCAGCCAAACGACCAGTCCTTGGCCAGTGCCTGCGTGTGATTCGAATTGACCTGCCAGCGGTCGAAGCCCGCTTCCTTGTCGTGCGGCAGATACTCGATCAGCGTACGGCCTTCGTACGTGCCCGCATCCGTCTCGCCCATGTAGCGGCCCACGGCGCCCAGTTGCAGGCCGCGGCGCGAGATATAGCGGGGGTACAGCGTCAGGTCGCGGTTCGGCGCGATATTGAAGTAGTACGGCAGCAGCAGTTCGGCCGACCCGCGCGAGCTGAAGCCCGGTACCGCGGGCAGCCAGCCGGAGCGCCGCTCGCCGGACAGCGAGAACGACAGCGCCGGCGTGCCGATCAGCGGCACGTCCTTGAAGTAGACGACGGTGCCGCGCGCGGTGCCGGTTTCGCGGCCCATGTCCAGGTTCAGCGTGTTCGAACGCAGGTACCAGTCCGGGTTCGGCCCTTCGCAGGTGCTGTAGGTGCCGTTGACCACGACCGCCTCGTCCTGGCTCAGGAAGTTGATGCGCTGCGCCGTGCCCTGGGCGTTGTTCAGCTCCAGCTTGTAGGTCGGCTGCAGCATGTAGCCGACGCCCGTTTCCGTATTGATCTTGAATTCGTCGGCCGTGTAGTAGTCGCCGAAGCGCCAGACGCGGATATTGTTCTTTGCCTCGATCTCGGACTCGACCTGCCGGTAGCAGGCCGAATCGGCGGTGACACGCATCTTGTCGCGCACGATCTCCACGTCGCGCTCGAGCACCAGTTCACGTTCGGGCCGCCCGGTGATCTCCTCCGCGCGCATGGTGACGGGCGCGTCGGGATCTTCCGCGCGCGGCGTGCCATTGCCCCCGGCCGGTGCGGTCTGGGCATGGGCGGGCGCCGCCGAAGCGGCAACCAGGGCAGTCAGGGCAAACGCCCAACGTTGCTTGGATGGGGGGCCAGAAACCAGCTCATGAAAGGAACGATACGCGATGCACCATGACAGGCG
Encoded proteins:
- a CDS encoding LPS-assembly protein LptD, with the protein product MRAEEITGRPERELVLERDVEIVRDKMRVTADSACYRQVESEIEAKNNIRVWRFGDYYTADEFKINTETGVGYMLQPTYKLELNNAQGTAQRINFLSQDEAVVVNGTYSTCEGPNPDWYLRSNTLNLDMGRETGTARGTVVYFKDVPLIGTPALSFSLSGERRSGWLPAVPGFSSRGSAELLLPYYFNIAPNRDLTLYPRYISRRGLQLGAVGRYMGETDAGTYEGRTLIEYLPHDKEAGFDRWQVNSNHTQALAKDWSFGWNVRAASDDNYPNDFSKTVAGSAERQLLRELRTDYAGEYWSLTARVQKYQVLQDPDTTTPTPHPYNRLPAINFHAARYDIAGFDWQVDSEVTRFDHPTLINGNRMVVVPQVSYPIISPSWFVTPKLMLNASAYQLDDWKNTGTGQLDKGRSETRAIPTFSLDSGLEFERSTKLFGRALTQTLEPRLFYVYTPYRDQTNIPNFDTADATFNFSQIFSENRFVGSDRISDANQVTAAVVSRFLEESGAERLRLALGQRFYFREPRVTLDGSGSAAAGSRSDLLLAAAGRISETWGIDSAVQYNPDDKRVISSNLNLQYQPGPKKVVNAGYRFLRGNFKNVDFSGQWPLTQKWFGVGRLSYSMQDHRILESLIGVEYNCDCWVFRAGAQRFVTTANKASTQFFFQLELTGLSKLGIGNPLEVMKNSIPGYQRINEVPRR